A single genomic interval of Pyrus communis chromosome 7, drPyrComm1.1, whole genome shotgun sequence harbors:
- the LOC137738745 gene encoding transcription termination factor MTERF8, chloroplastic-like, protein MLNSCCKRLQLMLGIVGDSATHLKVFQKEAIFLRSYSSKSSLVSEKDILGEKRGSFTESYLMNSCGLSQKLAVSVSKKVQFDTRERPDSVLNLLKRHGFSKTHISELVKKRPKLLLANAEKNLVPKLEFFASIGISGTGLAHMVCMSPVVLERSIEGSLMPCYHIIKNLLVLDDNKLSHLFANIQWVGLAKMRNIAPNVSVLRALGVPETSISYWVSHRPFLVSLESDKFKENVKKVTSMGVPPSYASFMKVLYVIIRVNEPEWAQKMELYKNWGWTEDDFLLAFRKNPQFMELTVKNFSSKMDFLVNKMGWHPADVAGSSVALNYSLEKYIIPRCLVIRVLLSKGLISKGEFSLGTLVRKPKQYFLDRLVIKYQEQVPELRSIVEGKLRLAEQGLGFEQKGDGVKQL, encoded by the coding sequence ATGCTCAATTCTTGTTGTAAAAGATTGCAATTAATGCTCGGAATTGTTGGTGATTCAGCGACCCATTTGAAAGTTTTCCAAAAAGAAGCTATTTTTCTCAGGTCATATTCATCGAAATCATCATTAGTTTCTGAAAAAGATATACTAGGAGAAAAACGTGGCTCTTTTACAGAGTCTTACCTTATGAACTCATGTGGGTTGTCCCAAAAACTCGCTGTTTCTGTGTCCAAGAAGGTACAATTTGATACCCGAGAAAGACCAGATTCGGTTCTTAATCTTCTCAAACGCCATGGATTCAGTAAAACCCACATCTCAGAACTTGTTAAGAAACGTCCAAAGTTGCTCTTAGCCAATGCTGAGAAGAACCTTGTCCCAAAGCTTGAGTTTTTCGCTTCTATTGGCATTTCAGGTACCGGCCTTGCTCACATGGTTTGTATGAGCCCGGTTGTTTTAGAACGAAGCATAGAGGGAAGTCTCATGCCTTGTTATCATATCATAAAAAATTTACTTGTTCTCGATGACAACAAGCTTTCTCATTTGTTTGCAAACATTCAGTGGGTAGGGCTGGCCAAAATGAGAAACATTGCTCCCAACGTTTCAGTTCTGAGAGCACTTGGAGTGCCAGAAACCTCAATCTCTTATTGGGTGTCGCATCGTCCTTTTCTAGTATCCCTTGAATCTGACAAGTTTAAGGAAAATGTCAAGAAGGTCACGAGTATGGGTGTCCCCCCTTCGTATGCCTCATTTATGAAAGTGCTGTATGTGATTATTCGAGTGAATGAACCAGAATGGGCTCAAAAGATGGAGCTTTATAAGAATTGGGGTTGGACTGAAGATGATTTCTTGTTGGCATTTAGAAAGAATCCTCAGTTTATGGAATTAACAGTGAAGAATTTTTCGAGTAAAATGGATTTTCTTGTGAACAAAATGGGTTGGCATCCTGCAGATGTGGCTGGAAGTTCAGTTGCTCTAAATTATAGTTTGGAAAAGTATATCATACCAAGGTGCTTAGTTATTAGAGTTCTCCTGTCGAAAGGCTTGATATCGAAGGGAGAATTTTCTTTAGGCACCCTTGTCAGGAAACCAAAGCAGTACTTCTTGGATAGGCTTGTAATCAAATATCAAGAGCAAGTACCTGAATTACGTAGCATCGTTGAAGGGAAATTGAGACTTGCGGAACAGGGCTTAGGATTTGAGCAAAAAGGGGACGGTGTGAAACAATTGTAG